The Halovulum dunhuangense genome includes the window GCGACAAGGCAGGTCGCCTCGGTCAGGCCGTAGCCCTCGCAGATGCGCAGGTCCACCGCCGCCTCGAAGCGGCGGAAAAGCTCGGGCGGCAGCGCGGCCGAGCCGCAGATCGCGAATCGCAGGGTGGAGATGTCGGCATCCACGGGGCGGTTCATCAGGGCCGCCGCCGCCGTCGGCACCATCACCATGAAGGTGACGCGGTACCGCTCGACGAGTTTCCAGAAGTTCTTGAGCACTCCCGCGCCGCGGAATCCCTGCGGCGTGGGCAGCACGAAATGCGCCCCCGACATCAGGCAGCTCATCAGCACCGGATAGGCGGCCAGCACATGGAACATCGGCAGCGGGCATATGAGCACGTCGCGCTCGTTGAACATGTAGGTGGCGCCGCACCAGCCGTTGTAGAGAATGCCCGAGGCGCGGTGCTGCACGATCTTGGGCTCTCCGGTGGTGCCGCCGGTGTGGAAATAGGCGCAGACCCGGTCATCCAGCGGTTCGGCAAAGGCCAGCTCCGACGCCCGCTCGCCGCGCAGCGAGGCGCGGAACTCGACCACGTTCGCCTTGTGCGTGCGGCGATGGCGCGGCCGGATGAAGGGCACGATCCAGGATTCCGGGAAGCCCAGGTGCCGCGCGAGGTCGATCTCCAGCACCACCTCGACATTGGGGGCATGGGCGATGGCGCGGCCGACCTTTTCGTTCAGGTCGGTCTTGGGAAAGGGCGCGAGCGTGACAACCGCCCTGGCGCCCGTCTCGTGCAGGATGCCTGCGATCTGCCGCTCGTCCAGAAGCGGGTTGATCGGGTTGACGATGCCGGCGGTGGCCCCCGCCAGCAGCGTCACCACCGCGTCGGTGCAGTTCGGCAGCACATAGGCGATCACGTCCGTATCGCCGATGCCCAGGCGGCGGAACAGGTTGGCCGCCCGCGTCACCTGCTCGCGCAGTTCCCGCCAGGTCAGCGTCTCGGCCTTGTCCCTGGGGCCGGATTTCAGCTGGAAGCTCAGCGCGGGCCGGTCGGGAAAGCGATCGGCCGTCTGCGACAGCATCTCGTAGAGGGATCGGGCGGTCCAGCATTCGGCCAGCGGCTGGCTGGTCTCTATCGCGCGCACGTCGGCGCGGGTCGCAACCTCGATCACCCTTGTTCCCCTCCCTCAGCGGTCTTGTGCCGGGCATCTGGCCCTGGGGAGAGGATGGTCAAGACCGGCGCCGGGCGCAAGGCTCAGGCGGCGGCGCCTTCGGTGAATTGCAGCCGCGCCAGCTGCGCGTAAAGCCCGCCCTGTGCGACCAGCGCATCGTGCGTGCCCTCGGCCACGATGCGCCCGCCTTCCATCACGATGATGCGGTCGGCCTTCTTCACGGTGGCCAGCCTGTGCGCGATGATGAGCGTGGTGCGCCCGCGCGCCAGCCCCTCGACCGCCTCCTGGACCAGCCGCTCGCTTTGCGCATCGAGCGCCGAAGTCGCCTCGTCCAGCAGCAGCACGGGCGCGTCGCGCAGGATGGCGCGGGCGATGGCGATGCGCTGCTTCTGGCCGCCCGACAGCATCACGCCCCGCTCGCCCACATAGGTGTCGTAGCCATCGGGCAGCGCGGCAAGGAAGTCGTGCGCGGCGGCGGCGCGGGCGGCCTGTTCCACCTGGGCGTCGGTGGCGTCGGGCCTGCCGAAGCGGATGTTCTCGCGCGCGGTGGTGGCGAAGATCACCGGTTCCTGCGGGACCAGCGCGAAATGGCGGCGCAGCTCTTCGCGCGGCAGGTCGCGGATCGGCACGCCGTCCAGCGTGATCCGCCCGGTATCGGGGTCGAAGAAGCGCATCAGCAGCTGGAACACGGTCGTCTTGCCCGCCCCGGAAGGGCCGACCAGCGCAACCGTCTCGCCGGGCCGGACATGAAGCGCGAAATCACCGAGCGCGGGCACCTCGGGCCGGGCGGGGTAGTTGAAACCCACGGCATCGAAGCGCACTTCGCCCCGCACCGGGCGCGGCAGGGTGGCGGGACGGGCCGGATCCTCGATCCCGTCGCGCAGGTGCAGCAACTCGACCAGCCGCTCGGTCGCGCCGGCTGCGCGCTGCAACTCGCCCCAGATCTCGGACAGGCCCGCGACGGCGCCGGCGACCATGACGGAATAGATCACGAACTGCACCAGCTCGCCCGGGGTCATGCCGCCCGCGCGCACGTCGCGCGCCCCGATCCAGAGCACGCCCACCACCCCGGTGAACATCAGGAAGATGACCAGCGCCGTCATCACCGACCGGGTGCCGATGCGCCTGCGGGCGGCATCGAAGGCGGCTTCGGTCAGCGCGTCGAAGCGGGCGCGGCTGACGCCCTCGTGGGTGTAGGCCTGCACGGTCTGCGCGGCGAGCAGCGTCTCGGAGGCGTGGCCCGAGCTTTCGGCGATGCGGTCCTGGCTCTCGCGGCTGAGCTTGCGCAGGCGGCGGCCGAGGAAGATCACCGGCAGCACCACCAGCGGCACCAGCATCAGGACCAGCCCCGCCAGCTTGGGCGAGGTGATGAACATGAACACCAGCCCCCCCATGAAGGTAAGCGAGGTGCGCAGCGCGATCGAGATGGACGACCCCACCACCGACTGCACCAGCGTCGTGTCGGTGGTCATGCGGCTGAGAACCTCGCCGGTCAGGACCCGCTCGAAGAAGGCGGGGCTCATGCCGATGACGCGGCGATAGACGGCAAGGCGGATGTCGGCCACCACCCGCTCGCCCAGCCGGGTGACAAGGT containing:
- a CDS encoding ABC transporter transmembrane domain-containing protein translates to MARGLLEDRPTSRRLGALGGLMPFLLPYKALIAASLFALIVTAFLSLILPLAVRRVVDEFSSGDVALMDAYFAAAVGIATLLAIGSALRFYLVTRLGERVVADIRLAVYRRVIGMSPAFFERVLTGEVLSRMTTDTTLVQSVVGSSISIALRTSLTFMGGLVFMFITSPKLAGLVLMLVPLVVLPVIFLGRRLRKLSRESQDRIAESSGHASETLLAAQTVQAYTHEGVSRARFDALTEAAFDAARRRIGTRSVMTALVIFLMFTGVVGVLWIGARDVRAGGMTPGELVQFVIYSVMVAGAVAGLSEIWGELQRAAGATERLVELLHLRDGIEDPARPATLPRPVRGEVRFDAVGFNYPARPEVPALGDFALHVRPGETVALVGPSGAGKTTVFQLLMRFFDPDTGRITLDGVPIRDLPREELRRHFALVPQEPVIFATTARENIRFGRPDATDAQVEQAARAAAAHDFLAALPDGYDTYVGERGVMLSGGQKQRIAIARAILRDAPVLLLDEATSALDAQSERLVQEAVEGLARGRTTLIIAHRLATVKKADRIIVMEGGRIVAEGTHDALVAQGGLYAQLARLQFTEGAAA
- a CDS encoding acyl-CoA synthetase, which codes for MEVATRADVRAIETSQPLAECWTARSLYEMLSQTADRFPDRPALSFQLKSGPRDKAETLTWRELREQVTRAANLFRRLGIGDTDVIAYVLPNCTDAVVTLLAGATAGIVNPINPLLDERQIAGILHETGARAVVTLAPFPKTDLNEKVGRAIAHAPNVEVVLEIDLARHLGFPESWIVPFIRPRHRRTHKANVVEFRASLRGERASELAFAEPLDDRVCAYFHTGGTTGEPKIVQHRASGILYNGWCGATYMFNERDVLICPLPMFHVLAAYPVLMSCLMSGAHFVLPTPQGFRGAGVLKNFWKLVERYRVTFMVMVPTAAAALMNRPVDADISTLRFAICGSAALPPELFRRFEAAVDLRICEGYGLTEATCLVAINPPHGERRIGSVGFPFPHTDIRICICDEDGTILRDCAVDEAGEICVAGPGVEAGAAYTDPDRNRGLFAGGTHLRTGDLGRIDADGYIWITGRAKDIIIRGGHNIDPAVIENALMAHPDVRFVGAVGQPDASSGEVPVAYVELHEGAAVTDKDLLAHARDNIGERAAQPRQVEIVAELPKTAVGKVHKPELRKQAIARVYGDTLRRAGLPVSVAAVVEDRKLGLVAALSREGEASDADVDEALASLNRPWRWVE